CGGTCCTGACCATTATTCTGATGGCAGGTTCCTTGAAATTGAGTGACATAGTGGCTGCACAGGATCCCATTCCTTATATAGTGCTTCAGCCGCTTGCCTTTATCATCTATCTGATTTGCGGAGTGGCCGAATCCAACCGCACTCCTTTCGACTTGCCGGAAGCTGAATCAGAACTCGTCGCAGGATACCATACAGAGTTTACAGGCATGCGTTTCGCCCTGTTCTTTCTTGCGGAGTACACGCAGGTATTCGTCCTATCTGCAATCGTGACCTTATTCTTTCTCGGCGGATGGAACGGCCCGCTGTTGCACGGTGCCGTCTGGTTCTTCCTGAAGACTTATTTGGTCATCTTTGTTGTTATGTGGCTTCGCTGGACCTACCCGCGACTTCGCTCGGATCAATTAATGAATTTTAACTGGCGAGTTCTCCTTCCTCTCGCAATCGTGAATCTGCTGATCTCAACAGTCGTTTACCGGGGAGGACTATAATGGCAGATCGCGAACGAGGATTCTTCCCCGGACTGGTTAGTCTATTAAGCGGCCTCGGCGTGACTTTCCGCAGCATCTTCCGGCGCCGCGTTACAATTCAGTATCCGCATGAACCGGTGCCTGTATCACCGCGCTATCGCGGCCCGGTTCGTTTGATTTCGGACGATGTTGCGGCTGAACACAAGTGCATTGGTTGCTTGGCGTGTCAGCGCATCTGTCCAACGCACGCAATCCCTGTCTTGACGACGAGGAAGAACGAGCAGAACAAGAACGAACCAGTAGACTTTGTGATCGATGATGCGCTCTGCTGTTACTGCGGACTATGTGTCGACGTTTGTCCCACAGAGGCGCTTGAGCATACAAGGATCGGTGACATGGCGGCCTATTCTCCTTCTCTCTTGAGACGCGAAATCCTTAAAGACAATGTCATAACCTCTGACAACTTCCCGACTCGCAAGGGCAAAACGGGAGGCAAAGCGTGAATGACTACCTGTTTCTGATGGGCGTGATCACGTCTTTGTCTGGAGGTATGATCGCGGCGATTGCGCGCAATTTGTTCCATGCAGCACTGGGACTTGCTCTCACCCTGACCGGAACGGCAGTGCTCTTTGTGCCATTGGGCGGCGAGCTGATTTCCGTTCTCCAGATTCTCGTGTACTTGGGAGCTGTGGCGATCGCTATCTTATTCATCTTGATGCTGTCCCCGCCTTTCTACTTGAAGCGTGGACAGCGCAATGCTCTGAAACTACTTGCTTCCGTGATTGTCACGTTAATCGTCGCTGTCCCGCTCTTGTCAGCTGCCTTTTCGGTTAAGGCGAAAGGAATCGTGTCATACACTCCGCCGACTGTACAGCAGATTGGCCGCGTGCTACTCGACGAATTCGTATTCCCATTCGAGGTAATTTCGGTGCTCTTGACCGTTGCCATAATCGGAGCGATAGTCATCGC
This sequence is a window from bacterium. Protein-coding genes within it:
- the nuoH gene encoding NADH-quinone oxidoreductase subunit NuoH — protein: MSVPEILIRLVLAFGVVVTFVALNALFLVWLERKVSAVIQNRMGPMEVGPIGLFQTLADALKLLGKEMITPGSVDRVTFVLAPIITFLPAPLLVAAIPIAGGIGVSDLNVGALYLLAIANIAFIGILMAGWSSNNKYSLLGSMRAVAQNVSYEIPMLLAVLTIILMAGSLKLSDIVAAQDPIPYIVLQPLAFIIYLICGVAESNRTPFDLPEAESELVAGYHTEFTGMRFALFFLAEYTQVFVLSAIVTLFFLGGWNGPLLHGAVWFFLKTYLVIFVVMWLRWTYPRLRSDQLMNFNWRVLLPLAIVNLLISTVVYRGGL
- a CDS encoding NADH-quinone oxidoreductase subunit I, whose amino-acid sequence is MADRERGFFPGLVSLLSGLGVTFRSIFRRRVTIQYPHEPVPVSPRYRGPVRLISDDVAAEHKCIGCLACQRICPTHAIPVLTTRKNEQNKNEPVDFVIDDALCCYCGLCVDVCPTEALEHTRIGDMAAYSPSLLRREILKDNVITSDNFPTRKGKTGGKA
- a CDS encoding NADH-quinone oxidoreductase subunit J codes for the protein MNDYLFLMGVITSLSGGMIAAIARNLFHAALGLALTLTGTAVLFVPLGGELISVLQILVYLGAVAIAILFILMLSPPFYLKRGQRNALKLLASVIVTLIVAVPLLSAAFSVKAKGIVSYTPPTVQQIGRVLLDEFVFPFEVISVLLTVAIIGAIVIARDLPDEETARLPKPTATSTSGEVQP